From the Corythoichthys intestinalis isolate RoL2023-P3 chromosome 15, ASM3026506v1, whole genome shotgun sequence genome, one window contains:
- the LOC130930751 gene encoding uncharacterized protein C14orf132, whose protein sequence is MDLSFMAAQIPVMTGAFMDSSPNDDYSGEHSLFNSSASVHAAASAASVHGQPDESQSMSSDAIWLWIAIVATIGNIVVVGIVYACTF, encoded by the coding sequence ATCCCAGTTATGACGGGAGCCTTCATGGACTCTTCGCCAAATGATGACTACAGCGGCGAGCACTCGCTCTTCAACTCATCCGCCAGCGTCCACGCCGCTGCATCGGCCGCTTCCGTGCACGGTCAGCCGGACGAATCGCAGTCAATGTCCAGCGACGCCATCTGGCTTTGGATCGCAATTGTGGCAACTATCGGAAACATCGTAGTAGTGGGCATAGTCTACGCCTGCACCTTCTGA